Proteins encoded in a region of the Augochlora pura isolate Apur16 chromosome 4, APUR_v2.2.1, whole genome shotgun sequence genome:
- the LOC144468276 gene encoding serine/threonine-protein phosphatase 2A regulatory subunit B'' subunit gamma-like gives MELETVLRKCVVINKSEEKLTENEFVEDEYFQKIYEQWKGAKAKDKDLTYKVIPKFYFKLPKEDEILPQKLREETRALFLQRRSRQLLDNNELKALWVLLDKHHSPPLSGDEQLINYEDFKKVGKLAGTKCSPYFTAVVFAKLQQGDPHGRISIMALFNYVMRKVWLHQTRIGLSLYDVTGQGYLRESDLENYILELIPTLPQLEGLEKSFHSFYVCTAVRKFLFFLDPLRTGRVRIQDILACSFLDDLLELRDEDLPKDLQEANWFSAPSALKVYGQYLNLDRDHNGMLNKEELAGYGTGTLTGVFLERVFQECLTYEGEMDYKTYLDFVLALENRHEPQSLHYLFRILDINNRGYLDTFCLNYFFRAIQEQMTMHGQEPVSFEDVKDEIFDMVKPADPCKITLQDLLSCGQGDTMVSILIEFHGFWAYENREAMAADTGDESSHV, from the exons ATGGAACTGGAAACAGTACTTCGAAAATGTGtagtgataaataaat cAGAAGagaaattaacagaaaatgaGTTCGTGGAAGATGAAtactttcaaaaaatttatgaaCAATGGAAAGGCGCCAAAGCTAAAGATAAAGACTTAACTTATAAAGTGATcccaaaattttattttaag tTACCAAAGGAAGATGAGATTCTACCACAGAAACTGCGAGAAGAGACAAGAGCACTATTTTTGCAAAGACGTTCTCGacaattattagataataatgaattaaaggCATTATGGGTATTATTAGACAAACATCATAGTCCCCCATTATCAGGCGATGAACaactaataaattatgaagattttaaaaaagttggTAAATTAGCTGGTACAAAATGTAGCCCTTATTTTACTGCAGTGGTATTTGCTAAATTACAACAAGGTGATCCTCATGGTAGAATTAGTATAATggcattatttaattatgttatgaGAAAAGTATGGTTACATCAAACAAGAATTGGTCTCTCTTTATACGATGTTACTGGTCAAGGCTATCTTAGGGAATCT GATCTAGAGAATTACATATTAGAATTGATACCAACTCTACCTCAACTTGAAGGTTTAGAGAAAtcttttcattcattttatgtCTGCACAGCAgtgagaaaatttttatttttccttgaTCCCCTCAGAACTGGTAGAGTTAGAATACAAGATATTTTGGCATGTAGTTTCCTTGATGATCTCCTTGAATTGAGGGATGAGGATTTACCTAAAGATTTACAAGAAGCAAATTGGTTCTCTGCACCATCGGCACTTAAGGTTTATGGACAGTATTTAAATCTTGATAGAGATCATAATGGTATGCTCAATAAAGAAGAACTTGCAGg aTATGGCACAGGAACTTTAACTGGTGTATTTCTTGAAAGAGTATTTCAAGAATGTTTAACATACGAAGGAGAAATGGATTACAAGACCTATTTAGATTTTGTGTTAGCATTGGAAAATCGACATGAACCACAAAGTTTAcactatttatttcgaatattggatattaataatcgtgGTTACCTTGACACGTTttgtcttaattattttttccgt GCTATACAAGAACAAATGACAATGCATGGTCAGGAACCTGTAAGTTTTGAAGATGTTAAAgacgaaatatttgatatgGTAAAACCAGCAGATCCTTGCAAAATTACATTACAAGATTTATTATCTTG tgGTCAAGGTGATACAATGGTcagtattttaatagaatttcatgGGTTTTGGGCCTATGAAAATCGAGAAGCTATGGCTGCTGATACTGGTGATGAATCATCTCATGTTTGA